The region CAAGGCGGGTCTCGACACCGTATTCATGCAGCAGGCGAAACTGCACCACTTCAAATTGCAGTTGCCCAACAGCGGCAAGGATGGGTTCTCGTTTCGATTCGTCAGTGGAGTACATAATTTGCACCGCGCCCTCTTCCCGCAGTTCATTCACCCCTTTTTGGAAGGATTTGAACTTGGAGGGATTGGGGTTGCGCAGGTAGGCAAAGAGTTCTGGCGAGAAGCAGGGAATGCCCTCATACTCCAATTTCGAGCCGACATACAGGGTGTCGCCAATGGCAAACATCCCCGGATTATTGAGGCCAATCACATCGCCAGCATAGGCCGTTTCCAGGGATTCGCGACCTTGGGCAAAGAGTTTTTGGGGGCGGGAGAGGCGGATCGTTTTGCCGGTGCGGGCATGGCTTACGGTCATGTCTTTCTCAAATTTGCCGCTACAGACCCGCACAAAGGCCACGCGATCGCGATGTTTCGGATCCATATTGGCCTGCAGCTTAAACACAAAGCCCGTGAACTGCTCTTGGGTGGGATCAATGGGTCCGCGATCGCTCTTATAGGCCATCGGCGGCAGCGCATAGGTCAAAAAGTGCTCCAGAAACAGACGCACACCAAAGTTGGTCATGGCACTGCCAAAAAAGATGGGGGTCATTTTCCCCTGATGCACCAAATTGAGGTCGAGCTTGGCACCGACGCCCTCGAGGAGTTCCAGTTCGTCTTTGAGTTGGTTGTATTCCAGCCGATAGGGCTCGATGTAGGGGTCAATGGCGGGATCCCCAAGGGCAATGACCGTTTCCGCTGCAGCACGGCTACCGTGGGTCGTGCGCTCAAAAAAGTGAAAATTCTGCCGCAGGCGATCGTACACCCCCCGAAAGCGATCGCCCATTCCCAACGGCCAGTTCACCGGATAGGGAATCAGCCCCAGCTCCTGTTCAATTTCGTCAATGAGTTCCAGCGGCTCGCGCCCCGGTCGATCCAGCTTGTTGATGAAGGTAAAAATCGGTAAGCCCCGCAGCTGGCACACTTGAAAGAGCTTGCGGGTTTGGGGCTCTAGACCCTTCGCAGCGTCCACGAGCATCACTGCATTATCAGCCGCCGCAAGGGTGCGATAGGTATCTTCACTGAAGTCCTGGTGACCGGGGGTATCTAGGAGGTTAATCTGATAGCCTTGATATTCAAACTGCAGAACCGTGGAGGTAATCGAAATGCCCCGCTGTTGCTCCATAGCCATCCAGTCGGAGGTAGCTTGTCGCTGAGCTCGCCGTGCTTTGACGGCTCCCGCCTCGTGAATGGCGCCACCGTAGAGCAGTAACTTTTCTGTGAGCGTCGTTTTCCCGGCATCGGGGTGGGAAATAATGGCAAAATTACGACGTCGTTTCACCTCTTGGGTGATTTCATGGTGCAAGTCACTGGTCATGGCAAAATCGGTAGCGATTCTTCTAGTGTAACAGATAGGCTTTGATGACAATCAATAATGATAATAATTTGCCGCTGATTCTGGTTACAGGGGGCGCGGGCTATATCGGTAGTCATACCGTTTTGGCACTACAGCAGGCCGGCTTTCAAGTGCTTATTTTAGATACGCTGGAGCGGGGACACCGCGACTTGGTGGAGTCGGTGCTCAAAACAGAGCTCATTGTTGGTGATATTGGCGATCGCCCCCTCTTAGACTGGCTTTTTCAAACCTATCCTGTGACGGCAGTGATGCATTTTGCTGCCTATATTGAGGTGGGCGAGTCTATCCACTCTCCCGATCGCTTTTATCAAAATAATGTCCATGGAGCCCTGACCCTGTTACAGGCAATGGTGGCGGCCAAGATTCCCTATTTTATCTTTTCTTCCACAGCCGCTGTCTATGGCGTGCCCCCAGAGATACCGATTAGCGAAACCTGTCCCTGTGCCCCCATTAATCCCTATGGTCGCTCTAAGTGGATGGTGGAGCAAATGGTTGCCGATATGGGCACTGCCTACGGCCTCAAGTCAGTGATTTTCCGTTATTTCAATGCAGCGGGTGCCGATCCGCACTCTCGTCTGGGGGAAGATCACCGTCCAGAAACCCACCTGATTCCACTGGTGTTGCAGGCAGCCATGGGACGACGCCCCCACATTGCCATTTATGGCACAGACTATCCCACCCCCGATGGCACCTGCATTCGTGACTACATTCATGTAGTGGACTTAGCTCAAGCCCATGTGCGGGGCTTAAAGTACCTCTTGAGCGGCGGCAACTCGCAAATTTTTAACTTGGGGAATGCCCAAGGGTTTTCAGTGCGGCAAATTATTGAAACAGCTCAGCGGGTCACAGGTTGTTCGATTCCAGTCATTGAGGGCGATCGCCGGGCAGGAGACCCCGCCATCCTCGTTGCCAATAGCGATCGCGCCCGTTGTCTCTTAGGCTGGCAGCCCCAGTACCCCGACATTGAGCAGATCATTCACCACGCTTGGCAATGGCACCAGCGTCGCCACCGAGGCAATCACATTATAATGTCATAGACGCTTACACAAATCAAAAAATCTTAAAAAATTCCCATGGCCTCGGCTCTCATCCGCCACGGCAAGCATCGCCTTGCCCGCAATTATCACCAAGCCTTGAATGCGATCACTGCCTACAACACTGAGATTGAGAAGTGCTGGTTTCAGGAAATTGCTCAACTGCCGCAAAATAACCCTCATGCCCTTTTTCGGGACATCTACTTTCAGGTCGTTGGCCTATTTGCGGTGGGGCGCTATGCAGAAGCCCTAATCTTGGCCATGGGTTTGTACGAAAATTTATTGCGATACTTTGTTCAAGAAAAGGTTGGTCTTAGCTAATATCTGAGTTGGGAAACGTATTTCTCAAGAGGGTTTCAAGGACATTTTGCACATGTTTCTCTCTGAAATCGCTGCCAAGCTGTGAATGGGCGCTACTGTAGAAATTGCGGCATAGATCAAGAATTTTCTCTAGCTCTAGGGATTCTTCCTGGGGGCGATCTAAACCAACGTTGTTGTATTACTTGGGGCGATCGCCCTTTGGAGTTGCTGACTCAGTAGAGCTTGCTGATTCTCACGAATGGAAAACCAAGCCGCACTTAGACTTCCCACTTAGACTCATTGAGAGGCCTCCCGTAGCTACAGGCATTTTGCCATAGGCAACGCCGACCGCCGCGCAGCCCAAGCCAAATAAAACTGCCAGATCAGCCCACAGGCATTTGGTCAAGTCCCCTAGGAGGGGGAAAACTTTTTCTTGTAGTATAGGTTAAATAGACAATTTTTGGTTAAATCATCATAGGTCTGCACCTAGGAGGAAGATATCAACCATAAGTTATGATTAATTCACGCCATTAAAGACTTGAAGGAAAAAGCCCACCCCGAAAGGCAGGCTGACCCATTCCATGAATTTTTTGTTCTCTCTAGCGGCGCAAGGGCTGCTGAAGAACCGATATGCCTAAGAGCGCAACAACAACCTAGAGGCTATTCAAAAAGCCAATCAGACCGTGACCGGTAATCACTTCCAACGCTAATAGGGAGATAAACCCAATCATGGCCAGCCGACCATTAAAGAGTTCTGCGTAGGGAGTAAAGCCAGCTTGCGGCTCACTCATCACGTACATTTTGGGTTCGATGGCAAAGTTGTTCATTTTGCCTTGATCATCAATAATGCTGCCACTTTTCATTTTGATACCCCTTTTGTTACGAATTATTTCTTGTTCTTAATATAAGTTAACACTTCTACGGGGGAATGGCAAGGGCTAACGGATTTTCTTAAGATTTGCAGTCTCTTCAGTTGTGCTTGGCTGTCAAAGCGCCGT is a window of Thermosynechococcus vestitus BP-1 DNA encoding:
- a CDS encoding peptide chain release factor 3; translated protein: MTSDLHHEITQEVKRRRNFAIISHPDAGKTTLTEKLLLYGGAIHEAGAVKARRAQRQATSDWMAMEQQRGISITSTVLQFEYQGYQINLLDTPGHQDFSEDTYRTLAAADNAVMLVDAAKGLEPQTRKLFQVCQLRGLPIFTFINKLDRPGREPLELIDEIEQELGLIPYPVNWPLGMGDRFRGVYDRLRQNFHFFERTTHGSRAAAETVIALGDPAIDPYIEPYRLEYNQLKDELELLEGVGAKLDLNLVHQGKMTPIFFGSAMTNFGVRLFLEHFLTYALPPMAYKSDRGPIDPTQEQFTGFVFKLQANMDPKHRDRVAFVRVCSGKFEKDMTVSHARTGKTIRLSRPQKLFAQGRESLETAYAGDVIGLNNPGMFAIGDTLYVGSKLEYEGIPCFSPELFAYLRNPNPSKFKSFQKGVNELREEGAVQIMYSTDESKREPILAAVGQLQFEVVQFRLLHEYGVETRLDPLPYTVARWVLDGWEALEAVGRIFNAATVKDSWGRPVLLFKNEWNLQQTMADHPKLRLSAIAPLAAAVPA
- the galE gene encoding UDP-glucose 4-epimerase GalE → MTINNDNNLPLILVTGGAGYIGSHTVLALQQAGFQVLILDTLERGHRDLVESVLKTELIVGDIGDRPLLDWLFQTYPVTAVMHFAAYIEVGESIHSPDRFYQNNVHGALTLLQAMVAAKIPYFIFSSTAAVYGVPPEIPISETCPCAPINPYGRSKWMVEQMVADMGTAYGLKSVIFRYFNAAGADPHSRLGEDHRPETHLIPLVLQAAMGRRPHIAIYGTDYPTPDGTCIRDYIHVVDLAQAHVRGLKYLLSGGNSQIFNLGNAQGFSVRQIIETAQRVTGCSIPVIEGDRRAGDPAILVANSDRARCLLGWQPQYPDIEQIIHHAWQWHQRRHRGNHIIMS
- a CDS encoding chlorophyll a/b-binding protein → MKSGSIIDDQGKMNNFAIEPKMYVMSEPQAGFTPYAELFNGRLAMIGFISLLALEVITGHGLIGFLNSL